A genomic stretch from Kribbella jejuensis includes:
- a CDS encoding MFS transporter, whose product MQIRSRWSAIVGYSLVGAATQLVWLNFAGVTTVTATRYGVSESAVGWLAQVFPLLYVVLAIPCGLALDRWFRPALVAGAVLTALGAAVRLIGNDFGWLLAGQILASIAQPLVLNAVTGITGRYLQEKDRPTGIAIGTASIFAGMVIAFLLSAIFTTSASLPTMLIITAVFCVAAAAVLTTALYTLHPSFAPTSATSASAAPASATSTLASAAPASAVPPDAAAGGPEPHHPPGSASAAAQPGRPDRGALAAAWGDPLIRRLCVLAIFPFGVFVAMSTFAQALLEPAGVSGGTASTILLLQVVAGVIGSATIPILVVRRRAESLLLVVSLMITAAACALLAVAPGTFTGFLSITVIGLLLLPALPIVLELVERRTGEAEGTAAGLIWMSGNLGGLLVAVVVGLLVDHPYAAFLVMAAIALIAVPGARALRRPIAELRAQSQP is encoded by the coding sequence ATGCAGATCCGGAGTCGGTGGTCGGCGATCGTCGGCTACTCCCTCGTCGGCGCGGCCACCCAGCTCGTCTGGCTGAACTTCGCCGGCGTCACCACCGTCACCGCAACGCGGTACGGCGTTTCCGAGAGCGCAGTCGGTTGGCTGGCGCAGGTCTTCCCATTGCTGTACGTCGTACTCGCGATCCCGTGCGGCCTCGCGCTGGACCGTTGGTTCCGCCCCGCGCTGGTAGCGGGCGCCGTACTGACCGCCCTCGGCGCCGCGGTCCGGCTGATCGGCAACGACTTCGGCTGGCTGCTCGCCGGACAGATCCTGGCGTCGATCGCCCAACCGCTCGTCCTGAACGCGGTCACCGGCATCACCGGCCGCTACCTCCAGGAGAAGGACCGGCCGACCGGAATCGCAATCGGCACCGCCAGCATTTTCGCGGGGATGGTGATCGCCTTCTTGCTCTCGGCAATCTTCACCACGTCGGCGTCCCTCCCGACGATGCTCATCATCACCGCGGTCTTCTGTGTAGCGGCAGCCGCGGTGCTGACGACCGCCCTCTACACCCTGCACCCATCCTTCGCCCCCACCTCCGCCACCTCCGCCTCCGCCGCGCCCGCCTCCGCCACCTCCACCCTTGCCTCCGCCGCCCCTGCCTCCGCCGTCCCGCCCGACGCGGCCGCGGGCGGCCCGGAGCCGCACCACCCGCCCGGCAGCGCATCAGCTGCCGCACAACCGGGCCGCCCGGACCGCGGGGCCTTGGCGGCCGCCTGGGGTGACCCGCTGATCCGGCGCCTGTGCGTGCTCGCGATCTTCCCGTTCGGCGTCTTCGTTGCCATGAGCACCTTCGCGCAGGCCCTGCTCGAACCAGCAGGCGTCTCCGGTGGCACCGCCAGCACGATCCTTCTCCTCCAGGTGGTCGCCGGCGTCATCGGCAGCGCGACGATCCCGATCCTCGTCGTACGACGCCGCGCCGAGTCCCTTCTCCTGGTGGTCAGCCTGATGATCACCGCCGCAGCCTGCGCCCTGCTGGCCGTTGCCCCCGGCACCTTCACAGGCTTCCTCTCGATCACGGTGATCGGCCTGCTCCTCCTCCCAGCCCTCCCGATCGTCCTGGAACTGGTAGAGCGCCGTACCGGAGAAGCCGAAGGCACCGCCGCCGGTCTGATCTGGATGTCCGGCAACCTCGGCGGCCTGCTGGTAGCCGTCGTCGTAGGCCTGCTCGTCGACCACCCGTACGCGGCCTTCCTGGTGATGGCCGCGATCGCGCTCATCGCCGTACCCGGAGCCCGCGCCCTTCGCCGCCCGATCGCCGAACTCCGAGCGCAGTCACAGCCGTAG
- a CDS encoding pyridoxal phosphate-dependent decarboxylase family protein, with the protein MVDWEGPLTEAYERATTYLAGLPERRVGPRADAAELRASLGGALPDGPTEPREVVARLAAGVEDGLLPSGSGRFFGFVFGGATPASLAADWLTTAWDQNAGLYAASPAAAVVEEITARWLNELFGLPLGTSVGFVTGAQMANFTGLAAARHEVLRRAGWDVERQGLIGAPRVRVLAGAERHDTVDRALRFLGFGTDCIEPIAVDGQGRMRPDALAAVLRDDNAMLPTIVCAQVGNVNTGAFDSVREVCGPAHERGAWVHVDGTFGLWAAVSERLEGLVDGIELADSWATDAHKWLNVPYDSGLVFCAHPEAHRAAMSVRAAYLIQDEDGERDPLDYNPEFSRRARGIPVYAAIRALGRSGIAEIVDRCHAMAIRFAAALRDGGADVLNDVVLNQVLVRFGDDDAITRQVVKDVQDEGTCWMSGTTWQGRAAMRISVTNWTTGPDDIDRSAATVLKIRDQLIRD; encoded by the coding sequence ATGGTGGATTGGGAGGGGCCGCTCACCGAGGCGTACGAGCGGGCGACAACGTACCTGGCAGGGCTTCCGGAACGGCGTGTCGGTCCGCGTGCCGACGCCGCTGAACTGCGGGCGTCGCTTGGCGGGGCACTACCGGACGGGCCGACCGAGCCGCGGGAGGTGGTTGCACGGCTGGCGGCGGGGGTCGAGGACGGCCTGTTGCCCAGTGGGAGTGGGCGGTTCTTCGGGTTCGTGTTCGGTGGTGCCACTCCGGCGTCGCTCGCGGCTGATTGGTTGACGACTGCCTGGGATCAGAACGCGGGGTTGTACGCCGCGTCGCCGGCGGCCGCGGTCGTCGAGGAGATCACGGCGAGGTGGTTGAACGAGCTGTTCGGGTTGCCGTTGGGTACGTCGGTGGGGTTTGTGACCGGGGCGCAGATGGCGAACTTCACCGGGTTGGCGGCGGCGCGGCACGAGGTACTGCGGCGCGCCGGGTGGGATGTAGAGCGGCAAGGGCTGATCGGTGCGCCACGGGTCCGGGTGCTGGCCGGCGCCGAGCGGCACGACACGGTCGACCGGGCGCTCAGGTTCCTGGGCTTCGGGACCGATTGCATCGAGCCGATCGCGGTCGACGGGCAGGGGCGGATGCGGCCCGACGCGCTCGCAGCCGTGCTGCGCGACGACAACGCCATGCTTCCGACGATCGTTTGCGCGCAGGTAGGGAACGTGAACACGGGCGCGTTCGATTCGGTTCGCGAGGTGTGTGGGCCGGCTCATGAGCGCGGGGCTTGGGTGCATGTGGACGGGACCTTCGGGTTGTGGGCGGCGGTGAGTGAGCGACTCGAGGGCTTGGTGGACGGGATCGAGTTGGCGGACTCTTGGGCGACTGATGCGCACAAGTGGCTGAATGTGCCGTACGACTCCGGGCTGGTGTTCTGCGCTCACCCAGAGGCCCACCGGGCGGCGATGTCGGTGCGGGCGGCGTACCTGATCCAGGACGAGGACGGTGAACGCGATCCACTCGACTACAACCCCGAGTTCTCGCGCCGCGCGCGTGGTATCCCCGTGTACGCCGCCATCCGCGCACTCGGCCGCAGTGGGATCGCGGAGATCGTCGACCGGTGTCACGCGATGGCGATCCGGTTCGCCGCCGCGCTGCGCGACGGTGGCGCCGACGTGCTGAACGACGTCGTACTCAACCAGGTCCTCGTCCGGTTCGGAGACGACGACGCGATCACCCGGCAGGTGGTCAAGGACGTGCAGGACGAAGGGACCTGCTGGATGTCCGGTACGACGTGGCAGGGCCGCGCCGCGATGCGGATCTCGGTGACGAACTGGACCACCGGCCCCGACGACATCGACCGCTCCGCCGCGACAGTGCTGAAAATTCGTGACCAACTAATCCGTGACTAG
- a CDS encoding MFS transporter has translation MWGLLRGSASFRGLWGARGVSVLGDSVGLVALLLYVQGATGAALAVGMLLLAGDFVPGVFGAFAGVVGDRFDLRRVMVVCELVQGVLTVGMAVVLPPLGVLLVMVAVRGVAAEVFQAASRSAMPALVRDDQLETANSALGVGTNGLEAIGPIVAAGLFLVSDVRGILLIDAVTFFVSAVLLGRLPNIPPSERSSHSVVKDAREGLGYILRTPAIRVIGVGFFAVVAFNGVDDVAMVFLAKDELHGTDSASATLYAGVGIGLIAGFAILARYASRLRMPVLMLLGFAVSSLGNLVTGLAWAIWAALALQVIRGLGIAGIDVGVNTHLQRVVPAHLRSRVFGNLYGAVGVAAGLSYVLGGVLLQHTDARTTFVTAGAGGLVATAVTALGVRRSGGEGRGLRVRR, from the coding sequence GTGTGGGGACTGTTGCGGGGGTCTGCCTCGTTTCGGGGGCTTTGGGGGGCTCGGGGGGTCTCGGTTCTCGGGGACTCGGTGGGGTTGGTGGCTCTGCTGCTGTATGTGCAGGGGGCGACCGGCGCGGCGCTGGCGGTCGGGATGTTGTTGTTGGCGGGGGACTTCGTGCCGGGGGTGTTCGGTGCGTTCGCGGGCGTGGTCGGGGATCGGTTCGATCTTCGGCGGGTGATGGTGGTTTGTGAGCTTGTGCAGGGTGTGTTGACGGTCGGGATGGCGGTGGTGTTGCCGCCGCTCGGCGTCTTGTTGGTGATGGTGGCGGTTCGGGGTGTCGCGGCGGAGGTGTTTCAGGCGGCTTCGCGGAGTGCGATGCCGGCCCTGGTGCGCGACGATCAGCTCGAGACGGCGAACTCCGCGCTCGGGGTGGGTACCAACGGGCTGGAGGCTATCGGCCCGATCGTCGCGGCGGGGTTGTTCCTGGTGAGCGACGTACGCGGGATCCTGCTGATCGATGCGGTCACGTTCTTCGTGTCCGCGGTGTTGCTCGGGCGGTTGCCGAACATTCCGCCGTCCGAGCGCTCGAGCCACAGTGTGGTGAAGGACGCGCGGGAGGGGCTCGGATACATCCTTCGGACGCCGGCGATCCGCGTGATCGGGGTCGGTTTCTTCGCGGTGGTTGCGTTCAACGGGGTGGACGACGTCGCGATGGTGTTCCTCGCGAAGGACGAGCTGCACGGGACCGATTCCGCGTCAGCGACGTTGTACGCCGGTGTCGGCATCGGGCTGATCGCCGGGTTCGCGATCCTGGCGCGGTACGCGAGCCGGCTGCGGATGCCGGTACTGATGCTCCTCGGGTTCGCCGTCAGCAGCCTCGGGAACCTGGTCACCGGGCTGGCGTGGGCGATCTGGGCCGCGCTCGCACTGCAGGTGATCCGCGGGCTCGGGATCGCGGGGATCGACGTCGGCGTCAACACGCACCTGCAGCGCGTCGTACCGGCGCACCTTCGCAGTCGCGTGTTCGGGAACCTGTACGGCGCTGTCGGTGTCGCCGCGGGGCTTTCGTACGTGCTGGGCGGGGTGCTGCTGCAGCACACCGACGCGCGGACGACGTTCGTGACCGCCGGCGCGGGCGGGCTGGTTGCTACGGCTGTGACTGCGCTCGGAGTTCGGCGATCGGGCGGCGAAGGGCGCGGGCTCCGGGTACGGCGATGA
- a CDS encoding TrmH family RNA methyltransferase: protein MGDRTSPRDKWITVYGRKPVLEALHDPKLSVAKVVLADNATGHSMQEILRAAEKFGTPVERATASRVKWLAGNGKHDQGVVADVNAPRMTPLEEFVRNRGKRPTNVFLLDGVTNPGNVGMILRTATGAGFDGVILPRAGTPHVGPLVIKASAGVAFQAPIVNTSTAKAAVDLLRTAGYHVYGLSARSQDSLFKTELAPRAVYVLGGETNGITVPTDSDLQIPLHAGVESLNVAVAAAIVAFEVTNR, encoded by the coding sequence GTGGGAGACAGGACATCGCCGCGCGACAAGTGGATCACCGTTTACGGCCGCAAGCCGGTGCTGGAGGCGTTGCACGACCCGAAACTGTCGGTCGCGAAGGTGGTGCTCGCGGACAACGCGACCGGCCACTCGATGCAGGAGATCCTCCGGGCCGCGGAGAAGTTCGGTACGCCGGTGGAGCGGGCGACGGCCAGCCGGGTGAAGTGGCTGGCCGGAAACGGCAAGCACGACCAGGGCGTGGTCGCGGACGTGAACGCGCCGCGGATGACGCCGCTGGAGGAGTTCGTCCGGAACCGCGGGAAACGGCCGACCAACGTCTTCTTGCTCGACGGGGTGACGAACCCGGGCAACGTCGGGATGATCCTGCGGACCGCGACCGGCGCCGGCTTCGACGGCGTGATCCTGCCCCGGGCCGGTACGCCGCACGTCGGCCCGCTGGTGATCAAGGCGTCGGCCGGGGTCGCATTCCAGGCTCCGATCGTCAACACGTCGACCGCGAAGGCAGCGGTCGACCTGCTACGGACCGCCGGGTACCACGTGTACGGTCTCTCCGCCCGTTCCCAGGACTCGCTGTTCAAGACCGAGCTGGCTCCGCGCGCGGTCTACGTCCTCGGCGGGGAAACGAACGGGATCACGGTTCCCACCGATTCCGACCTGCAGATTCCGCTGCACGCCGGTGTCGAGTCGCTGAACGTCGCGGTCGCGGCCGCGATCGTCGCGTTCGAGGTCACTAACCGGTGA
- a CDS encoding SecDF P1 head subdomain-containing protein, with the protein MSQPPYQPSPKRSVLAPLLVIGGLVLLLALVIGTAVTVVVLRTDDKPSATGTPAVRAKPSEPKAVEFRRVLTSKPGTCATPAPDGTACDDKGMLYTLGKVELDGSHVTEVKSGHDSTNNYWYVNITLDPEGEQLFAHLTGALAKQVPPANLLAIVVHGRVVSAPSVQSEITGGQVQITGNFDQAAVEALAKQITG; encoded by the coding sequence ATGTCGCAGCCCCCGTACCAGCCGTCGCCGAAGCGTTCCGTACTGGCGCCGCTGCTCGTCATCGGGGGTCTCGTCCTGCTGCTCGCCCTCGTGATCGGCACTGCCGTCACCGTGGTCGTCCTCCGCACCGACGACAAGCCGTCCGCCACCGGCACCCCGGCCGTCCGTGCCAAGCCGTCCGAGCCGAAGGCGGTCGAGTTCCGTCGCGTCCTCACGTCCAAGCCCGGCACCTGCGCGACCCCGGCTCCGGACGGTACGGCGTGCGACGACAAGGGCATGCTCTACACCCTCGGCAAGGTCGAGCTCGACGGCAGCCACGTGACCGAGGTGAAGTCGGGACACGACTCCACGAACAACTACTGGTACGTGAACATCACCCTCGACCCCGAAGGCGAGCAACTGTTCGCGCACCTCACCGGTGCGCTCGCGAAACAGGTGCCGCCCGCGAACCTGCTCGCGATCGTCGTCCACGGTCGCGTCGTCTCGGCACCGTCCGTGCAGTCCGAGATCACCGGCGGTCAGGTTCAGATCACCGGCAACTTCGACCAAGCCGCCGTCGAGGCGCTCGCCAAGCAGATCACCGGTTAG
- a CDS encoding carbohydrate ABC transporter permease: MTSSGTATAPAEPVAEEMVRRRRPRPPTQDSGWWAALLLLPAAAGLAIFEIWPTFQTIYYSFTSWGAFGGHVWSGLENYRTLIADSDVFHAIVNTAIISAISMLAVPLSIVVAALMSLPGMRGVTIYRTLYFLPVVTLPAAVALTWKYLFNGDYGLINWLLSKVGVDGPHWLSDPATAIFAISIVGVWGSIGYNMVIFLSGIHGIPLDYYEAAELDGAGRVSQFFHITVPLLTPSIFFVTVITVINSLQAFDLVYLMVGQTSPAITRTETLVYLFYQRGFAEHDGGYAAAVGVLLLLATLILTAAQFRLQRRWVHYG, from the coding sequence GTGACCAGTTCAGGTACGGCGACTGCTCCGGCCGAGCCGGTCGCCGAGGAGATGGTCCGTCGCCGGCGACCGCGGCCGCCGACGCAGGACAGCGGCTGGTGGGCAGCGCTTCTGCTGCTCCCGGCCGCGGCCGGGCTGGCGATCTTCGAGATCTGGCCGACGTTCCAGACGATCTACTACTCGTTCACGAGTTGGGGCGCCTTCGGCGGACACGTCTGGTCCGGGCTGGAGAACTACCGGACCCTGATCGCCGACTCCGACGTCTTCCACGCGATCGTCAACACGGCGATCATCAGCGCGATCTCCATGCTCGCCGTACCGCTGTCGATCGTCGTCGCGGCGTTGATGAGTCTGCCCGGGATGCGCGGCGTCACGATCTACCGGACGCTGTACTTCCTGCCCGTGGTCACCTTGCCGGCGGCCGTCGCGCTGACCTGGAAGTACTTGTTCAACGGCGACTACGGGCTGATCAACTGGCTGCTCTCGAAGGTCGGCGTCGACGGGCCGCACTGGCTGTCGGACCCGGCGACGGCGATCTTCGCGATCAGCATCGTCGGCGTCTGGGGCTCGATCGGCTACAACATGGTGATCTTCCTGTCGGGCATCCACGGCATCCCGCTCGACTATTACGAGGCGGCGGAGCTGGACGGCGCAGGCCGGGTGTCGCAGTTCTTCCACATCACGGTCCCGCTGCTGACGCCGTCGATCTTCTTCGTCACGGTGATCACGGTGATCAACTCGCTGCAGGCCTTCGATCTGGTGTACCTGATGGTGGGCCAGACGAGTCCGGCGATCACCAGGACCGAGACGCTGGTCTACCTCTTCTACCAACGTGGGTTCGCCGAGCACGACGGCGGTTACGCGGCCGCCGTCGGCGTCCTGCTGCTGCTCGCAACGCTGATCCTGACCGCGGCACAGTTCCGGCTGCAGCGGAGGTGGGTGCACTATGGCTGA
- a CDS encoding DUF4287 domain-containing protein has protein sequence MSFQAYLDKIEEKTGKTPRTLVDEAHQRGYGAAEVKAGTILEWLKTDYELGRGHGMALVHVIKNGPGISDKHVGTQGTHSDPGNMLWLDGKATNPALR, from the coding sequence ATGTCGTTCCAGGCGTACTTGGACAAGATCGAGGAAAAGACCGGCAAGACCCCGCGCACGCTCGTCGACGAGGCGCACCAGCGCGGGTACGGCGCTGCCGAGGTGAAGGCCGGCACCATCCTCGAGTGGCTCAAGACCGACTACGAACTCGGCCGCGGCCACGGGATGGCCCTGGTGCACGTGATCAAGAACGGCCCAGGCATCAGCGACAAGCACGTCGGTACGCAGGGCACGCACTCCGACCCGGGCAACATGCTGTGGCTGGATGGGAAGGCGACGAACCCGGCGCTACGGTAG
- a CDS encoding amidohydrolase family protein, translating to MTLADLRLRDFRPVSMMTARTTRVTEPAAPVVDVHNHLGRRLTGVWRAPDVEALVALMDAAKVAAIVNLDGEWTGELEANLDRYDRAFPGRFVTFARLDWSDTKTPGWGDRMGASLTDSVRRGAAGLKLWKDIGLRIRDERDQLIFLDDERLEPLWDALAETGVPALIHTADPVAFFQPLDNRNERVEELLRHPDWHFYGPEFPPLQRLMDALEAVVANHPQVRFIGAHVGCLAENLDWVEQMLDRYPNYRVDLAARIAELGRQPRRTRALIEHHPDRVLLGTDCAPPETADYELYLRFLQSSDEAFPYSSEEPPPTGRWTISGLGLPDELAARVEGDNARAFIPALAAGTSDG from the coding sequence ATGACGCTTGCTGATCTCCGGCTGCGTGACTTCAGGCCGGTGTCGATGATGACGGCACGGACCACGCGGGTGACCGAGCCGGCCGCGCCGGTCGTCGATGTGCACAACCATCTCGGGCGCCGGCTGACCGGTGTCTGGCGGGCGCCTGACGTGGAGGCGCTGGTCGCCCTGATGGATGCCGCCAAGGTGGCGGCGATTGTCAATCTCGATGGCGAATGGACCGGCGAACTCGAGGCCAACCTCGATCGCTACGACCGCGCCTTCCCCGGACGGTTCGTCACGTTCGCCCGGCTGGACTGGAGCGACACCAAGACCCCTGGCTGGGGGGACCGGATGGGTGCTTCGCTGACCGATTCGGTACGGCGGGGCGCTGCCGGCCTCAAGCTCTGGAAGGACATCGGGCTGCGGATCCGGGACGAGCGGGATCAGCTGATCTTCCTGGACGACGAGCGGCTGGAGCCGTTGTGGGACGCGCTCGCCGAGACGGGCGTGCCGGCGTTGATCCACACCGCCGACCCGGTCGCGTTCTTCCAGCCGCTGGACAACCGCAACGAACGAGTGGAGGAGCTCCTCCGGCATCCCGACTGGCACTTCTACGGTCCGGAGTTCCCGCCGCTGCAACGTCTGATGGACGCGCTGGAGGCGGTCGTCGCCAACCACCCGCAGGTGCGGTTCATCGGCGCGCATGTCGGCTGCCTCGCCGAGAATCTCGACTGGGTGGAGCAGATGCTCGACCGCTACCCGAACTATCGCGTCGACCTCGCCGCGCGGATCGCGGAGCTCGGCCGGCAACCACGACGTACCCGGGCGTTGATCGAGCACCACCCCGACCGGGTCCTGCTCGGCACGGACTGTGCTCCGCCCGAGACCGCCGACTACGAGCTCTACCTGCGTTTCCTGCAGAGCTCCGACGAGGCATTCCCGTACTCGTCCGAAGAGCCGCCACCGACCGGCCGCTGGACGATCTCCGGGCTCGGCCTGCCGGACGAACTCGCCGCTCGGGTCGAGGGAGACAACGCCCGCGCGTTCATTCCGGCCCTCGCGGCGGGGACGAGCGATGGCTGA
- a CDS encoding ABC transporter substrate-binding protein, with amino-acid sequence MKSVRRWTSLLLMAPLLAVAACSSNSKAGDDQPVTLTYAIWDQAQAAAMKQIIKEFHAQHPKIDVQVQVTPWESYWTKLQTSITSGTGPDLFWMTMVYAKYYATGGGTAALDDQIKKSKLDMSAYVPAVTKAYTINGKVYGIPKDVNGFGLCYNKSLFDAAKVKRPDDSWTWNDVVSAAQKLTNKQKGVYGFVAPEADELSWYLTVPQAGGQVISPDGTTSGYDQEATIKGIQFWTDMITKYHVSPSLQQTTDTDPLAMLTSGKVAMRYCGSWEPEEIAAVPYGKANIDVAPLPAGPDGNRNYYSNGLANSMSAKTKHPDQAWEFLQFLGSDRAAEIQAKTGTVIPAYQGHADAYAKAISEFHLQVFVDQLKYAQPFPASTDTAAWRDAATKQFADAWTGKAPVAEVSKRVAETMNQALAKEKK; translated from the coding sequence ATGAAATCCGTACGACGCTGGACCAGTTTGTTGCTCATGGCACCTTTGCTTGCGGTCGCGGCCTGCTCCTCGAACTCGAAGGCAGGCGATGACCAGCCGGTCACCCTCACCTACGCGATCTGGGACCAGGCCCAGGCCGCCGCGATGAAGCAGATCATCAAGGAGTTCCACGCCCAGCACCCGAAGATCGACGTACAGGTTCAGGTGACGCCCTGGGAGAGCTACTGGACGAAGCTGCAGACCAGTATCACCTCGGGCACCGGGCCGGACCTGTTCTGGATGACGATGGTGTACGCGAAGTACTACGCCACCGGCGGCGGGACCGCCGCGCTCGACGACCAAATCAAGAAGTCCAAGCTGGACATGAGCGCCTACGTCCCGGCGGTCACCAAGGCGTACACGATCAATGGCAAGGTGTACGGCATTCCGAAGGATGTCAACGGCTTCGGCCTCTGCTACAACAAGTCGCTCTTCGACGCGGCGAAGGTGAAGCGACCGGACGACTCCTGGACCTGGAACGATGTCGTCTCCGCCGCCCAGAAGCTGACCAACAAGCAGAAGGGCGTCTACGGTTTCGTCGCGCCCGAGGCGGACGAGCTGAGCTGGTACCTGACCGTGCCCCAGGCCGGCGGACAGGTGATCTCGCCCGACGGCACGACCTCTGGGTACGACCAGGAGGCAACGATCAAGGGCATCCAGTTCTGGACCGACATGATCACGAAGTACCACGTCTCGCCGTCGCTGCAGCAGACCACCGACACCGACCCGCTGGCGATGCTGACGTCCGGCAAGGTCGCGATGCGGTACTGCGGTTCGTGGGAGCCCGAGGAGATCGCCGCCGTACCGTACGGCAAGGCGAACATCGACGTCGCGCCGCTGCCGGCCGGTCCGGACGGGAACCGGAACTACTACAGCAACGGCCTCGCGAACAGCATGTCCGCAAAGACGAAGCACCCTGACCAGGCATGGGAGTTCCTGCAGTTCCTCGGGTCGGACCGCGCCGCCGAGATCCAGGCGAAGACAGGCACAGTCATCCCCGCGTACCAGGGCCACGCGGACGCGTACGCCAAGGCGATTTCGGAGTTCCACCTGCAGGTCTTCGTGGACCAACTGAAGTACGCGCAACCGTTCCCGGCGTCCACCGACACCGCCGCCTGGCGCGATGCCGCGACGAAGCAGTTCGCTGACGCGTGGACCGGCAAGGCTCCAGTTGCCGAGGTGTCCAAGCGCGTCGCCGAAACGATGAACCAGGCGCTCGCGAAGGAAAAGAAGTGA
- a CDS encoding NAD(P)/FAD-dependent oxidoreductase, with protein sequence MADFDLIVIGGGIVGASAALAGVRKGGRVALVDAGLAGRATDAGAGIVSPVALDRGEQRPAWTALITECVGYYESLLAELDAVDPAGAGSATYEQVGELVVADDPAALQPVVDRLSTAEGRRAHGVTKPVEVVDDVRGYWPELNPELHGIFITEVGRVVGSKLHDRLLTAARRRAAADKSAALELIPGAGTLGATHEVRVGHRVLTADAVLFATGAWTAADLAPYGVQVAVRPIRGQLVHLRLDGQQTGMRPVVNSPGGGYLLGFDDRIVAGATHEDVGFDARVTAGGQHAVLKTALEMAPGLSAATVLETRVGLRPASGDGLPLVGAVAPGVHVATGLGAWGLTLGPLLGELAAQHALGDPLPERLDFLNPGRPLPKES encoded by the coding sequence ATGGCTGACTTCGACCTGATCGTCATCGGCGGCGGCATCGTCGGCGCGAGCGCCGCACTGGCCGGCGTCCGCAAAGGCGGCCGGGTCGCGCTCGTCGACGCCGGACTCGCCGGCCGGGCGACCGACGCGGGCGCCGGCATCGTGTCGCCGGTCGCGCTCGACCGCGGCGAACAACGGCCGGCGTGGACCGCGCTCATCACCGAGTGCGTCGGGTACTACGAAAGCCTGCTTGCCGAGCTCGACGCCGTAGACCCCGCCGGAGCCGGCTCAGCGACGTACGAGCAGGTCGGCGAGCTGGTGGTCGCTGACGATCCGGCAGCTCTCCAACCGGTCGTCGACCGGTTGTCGACCGCGGAAGGCCGGCGAGCCCACGGTGTCACCAAGCCGGTCGAGGTCGTCGACGACGTTCGCGGCTACTGGCCCGAACTGAACCCGGAGCTGCACGGAATCTTCATCACCGAGGTCGGACGGGTGGTCGGATCCAAGCTGCACGACCGCCTGCTGACCGCCGCCCGGCGGCGAGCAGCGGCCGACAAGTCGGCAGCGCTCGAACTGATCCCAGGCGCCGGAACCCTCGGGGCAACTCACGAGGTCCGGGTCGGTCATCGCGTCCTGACAGCTGACGCAGTTCTCTTCGCCACCGGGGCTTGGACTGCGGCCGATCTCGCACCGTACGGCGTCCAGGTCGCGGTACGACCGATCCGCGGCCAGCTCGTGCACCTGCGGCTCGACGGTCAGCAGACCGGGATGCGCCCGGTGGTGAACAGCCCGGGCGGCGGCTACCTGCTCGGGTTCGACGACCGCATCGTCGCGGGGGCGACGCACGAGGACGTCGGATTCGACGCGCGGGTCACCGCCGGCGGTCAGCACGCCGTACTGAAGACGGCGCTCGAGATGGCTCCGGGCCTGTCCGCGGCGACGGTGCTCGAGACCCGTGTCGGCCTCAGACCCGCGAGCGGCGACGGTCTGCCGCTGGTCGGCGCGGTGGCTCCCGGGGTCCACGTCGCGACCGGCCTCGGTGCCTGGGGTCTGACCCTCGGCCCGCTGCTCGGTGAGCTCGCGGCTCAGCACGCGCTCGGCGACCCGCTGCCCGAGCGCCTCGACTTCCTCAACCCAGGTCGTCCCCTCCCGAAGGAGTCCTGA